A stretch of the Polyangiaceae bacterium genome encodes the following:
- a CDS encoding SUMF1/EgtB/PvdO family nonheme iron enzyme, with translation MRLRAWYVGLLSLALGACSSSSTNPAASCDVGELKQCTCPNGGTGTRQCESGTFGACQCGDAGGGGSAGGGGSAGGGGSAGGSGSAGGGGTAASGGADGGAEPPSCKGLAPCGGGHSCCESPQLPKADFQRDGKSGANFAATVSAFRLDAFEVTVGRFRNFVGAVVNDQWAPAVGSGKHQPQPLAGELGWQAALAGDLWPSLSEWNANVSKCPASGGGTSTWSPDPGTSDSLPMNCVSYSQAYAFCIWDGGYLPTEAELSYAWVGPGSAPRKYPWGSAPYDAEHATFGISPQLAPPPVGTGAKGVSPLGHYDLFGSMFEFTLDHFDQTASYPKTPCADCVKLSTDPTAQRRVGVSICQNPPSPRYAAAELGSSAAREPSRGGRPTQLGRDSPRRRLRRAQLRLRRGAHRRLTPSRTPTSTARAR, from the coding sequence ATGCGACTTCGTGCCTGGTACGTGGGACTGCTCAGCCTCGCGCTCGGCGCGTGCAGCTCGTCATCCACCAACCCGGCCGCCAGCTGCGACGTCGGCGAGCTGAAGCAGTGCACGTGTCCGAACGGCGGCACCGGTACACGGCAATGTGAGAGCGGCACGTTCGGCGCATGCCAGTGCGGCGACGCCGGCGGCGGTGGCAGCGCGGGCGGCGGTGGCAGCGCGGGCGGCGGTGGCAGCGCGGGCGGCAGCGGCAGCGCGGGCGGCGGCGGCACGGCAGCATCGGGCGGCGCCGACGGAGGCGCCGAGCCGCCCAGCTGCAAGGGCCTGGCGCCGTGCGGGGGCGGGCACAGCTGCTGTGAGAGTCCGCAGCTACCGAAAGCGGACTTCCAGCGCGACGGGAAGTCGGGCGCGAACTTCGCGGCGACGGTCAGCGCGTTTCGCCTGGACGCTTTCGAGGTCACCGTGGGTCGCTTCCGGAACTTCGTCGGGGCGGTAGTCAACGACCAGTGGGCGCCTGCGGTCGGCTCGGGCAAGCACCAGCCCCAACCTCTGGCGGGGGAGCTCGGGTGGCAGGCAGCGCTGGCGGGTGATCTCTGGCCGTCGCTGAGCGAGTGGAATGCGAACGTGTCCAAGTGCCCTGCCTCGGGGGGCGGCACCTCCACCTGGTCGCCGGACCCTGGGACCAGCGACTCACTTCCGATGAACTGCGTGAGCTATTCTCAGGCGTACGCCTTCTGCATCTGGGACGGTGGATATCTGCCGACGGAAGCAGAGCTCAGCTACGCGTGGGTCGGGCCTGGCAGCGCGCCGCGGAAGTATCCGTGGGGCAGCGCGCCGTACGATGCAGAGCACGCCACGTTCGGAATCAGCCCGCAGCTCGCTCCGCCGCCGGTCGGCACGGGCGCCAAGGGGGTGAGCCCGCTGGGGCACTATGACCTGTTCGGGAGCATGTTCGAGTTCACCCTCGATCACTTCGACCAAACGGCAAGCTACCCCAAGACCCCGTGCGCCGACTGCGTGAAGCTCTCTACGGATCCGACCGCGCAGCGGCGCGTAGGAGTTTCCATCTGTCAAAACCCACCGAGTCCAAGATACGCGGCGGCGGAGCTCGGGTCGAGTGCTGCCCGCGAACCCTCGCGCGGCGGGCGTCCGACGCAGCTCGGCAGAGATTCTCCGCGTCGCCGGCTGCGCAGGGCACAGCTCCGCCTTCGGCGAGGCGCTCACCGACGTCTCACTCCTTCCCGAACCCCAACATCAACTGCTCGGGCACGCTAA
- a CDS encoding transposase, producing MLYQTVAEHWPAFLERAEEHGGLPRFVVKEFEEYLRCGRLEHGCLHLVCRECGYSELVAFSCKQRGFCPSCLGRRMADTAVHLEQSVLPRVPIRHWICSLPWGLRALLGYDRKLCAEVVSAFMAEVDRSLRWRAKRQLGLASVADAHTGGVAAVQRTDSALRLNVHFHSLVLDGVYVHENDDPRSPLEFRELDTPTRTDIAEVAARTAARVEKLLRAHGKSLDPELVEDTPPELALDEPGLAACYAAAAQGLSVSGDRAGQPPLRLIASPDPPARPRAVDATDQPIAEVRGINIHAVQVVDGRDRRRVERLCKYITRPPVAQDRLERRADGKLELTFKKVWRDGTRALVFEPADLIPRLVAAVPPPRFHLLRYFGVLSSHSSRRRLVVPTPALDDATANKPPPARGDQLELIGDTDDAPAPRKRWAWLLAHVFAADVETCPRCSGPMRWAEVANTRAQITRLLAEHGLGPRAPPATRVGVSVPEQLMLGFGKE from the coding sequence GTGCTCTACCAGACGGTGGCGGAGCACTGGCCGGCGTTCCTCGAGCGCGCGGAGGAGCACGGCGGACTGCCGCGCTTCGTGGTGAAGGAGTTCGAGGAGTACCTTCGCTGCGGGCGTCTCGAGCACGGGTGTCTGCATCTGGTCTGTCGCGAGTGCGGCTACTCCGAGCTCGTCGCCTTCTCCTGCAAACAGCGCGGATTCTGCCCCTCCTGCCTCGGTCGGCGGATGGCGGACACCGCCGTCCACTTGGAGCAGAGCGTCCTGCCGCGCGTGCCCATTCGCCATTGGATCTGCTCACTGCCCTGGGGACTGCGAGCCTTGCTCGGCTACGACCGGAAGCTCTGCGCCGAGGTGGTGAGCGCGTTCATGGCAGAGGTGGACCGCTCACTGCGCTGGCGAGCGAAGCGCCAGCTCGGGCTAGCGAGCGTCGCAGACGCGCACACGGGCGGCGTGGCCGCGGTGCAGAGGACGGACAGCGCGCTGCGCCTGAACGTCCACTTCCACTCGCTGGTGCTCGACGGCGTTTACGTTCACGAGAACGACGACCCGCGCTCGCCGCTCGAGTTTCGCGAGCTCGACACGCCCACGCGAACCGACATCGCCGAGGTGGCCGCGCGCACCGCCGCTCGCGTCGAGAAGCTCCTCCGAGCGCACGGCAAGAGCCTCGACCCCGAGCTCGTCGAGGACACGCCACCAGAGCTCGCCCTCGACGAGCCTGGCCTGGCCGCCTGCTACGCCGCCGCCGCGCAGGGCCTCTCCGTGAGCGGCGACCGCGCTGGCCAGCCGCCGCTTCGCCTCATCGCCTCGCCCGACCCACCCGCGCGCCCCCGCGCCGTCGATGCGACCGACCAGCCCATCGCAGAGGTGCGCGGTATCAACATCCACGCCGTGCAGGTCGTGGACGGGCGGGACCGCCGTCGCGTGGAGCGGCTCTGCAAGTACATCACGCGCCCCCCCGTCGCGCAGGACCGCCTCGAGCGCCGCGCGGACGGCAAGCTCGAGCTGACGTTCAAGAAGGTGTGGCGCGACGGCACGCGAGCGCTCGTGTTCGAGCCAGCTGACCTCATCCCGCGGCTCGTCGCTGCTGTGCCCCCGCCGCGATTCCACTTGCTCCGGTACTTCGGCGTACTCTCGAGCCACTCCTCGCGCCGGCGTCTCGTCGTGCCCACGCCCGCGCTCGACGACGCGACCGCGAACAAGCCCCCGCCTGCTCGCGGCGATCAGCTCGAGCTGATCGGCGACACGGACGACGCGCCCGCACCCCGAAAGCGGTGGGCCTGGCTCCTCGCTCACGTCTTCGCCGCCGACGTGGAGACCTGCCCGCGCTGCTCGGGGCCCATGCGCTGGGCCGAGGTCGCCAACACCCGCGCCCAGATCACCCGCCTGCTCGCGGAGCATGGCCTCGGCCCGAGGGCCCCGCCTGCGACCCGTGTCGGCGTTAGCGTGCCCGAGCAGTTGATGTTGGGGTTCGGGAAGGAGTGA
- a CDS encoding DUF559 domain-containing protein, protein MSWKTTHSQVIEARARAMRFAQTPTEEALWRELRGGKLGAVVRRQYVVGRYIADFAVPSVRVVIEVDGAYHASRRAADARRDRELGRRGWRVLRLPAELVARDLGEAVARVRAVLGSDG, encoded by the coding sequence ATGTCTTGGAAGACCACTCACTCGCAAGTCATCGAAGCTCGGGCGCGCGCCATGCGCTTTGCGCAGACGCCCACGGAGGAGGCGCTGTGGCGGGAGCTGCGTGGCGGGAAGCTGGGCGCGGTCGTCCGACGTCAGTACGTCGTCGGCCGGTACATCGCGGACTTCGCCGTGCCCTCCGTGCGCGTCGTGATTGAGGTCGATGGCGCGTACCACGCCAGCCGGCGTGCGGCCGATGCGCGCCGGGACCGGGAGCTTGGTCGCCGCGGGTGGCGGGTGTTGCGGCTGCCGGCGGAGCTCGTTGCCCGGGACCTCGGGGAAGCGGTCGCGCGCGTGCGCGCGGTGCTCGGCAGCGATGGGTGA
- a CDS encoding SUMF1/EgtB/PvdO family nonheme iron enzyme: protein MKRPISIPESVSVSAAQVEVGTAIGTIRKHVQVPSFRMSRYPTTVAQYRECVAARACTPPARTTGACTASDQGPAGRTYSEAGALDDAPVTCAALGQAAKYCEWVGGRLPRVEEWLGASRGPSVRRYAWADQRLECDKHPAAIAVLGTKTCCPAGGCSAEQVVLVGKHPAGSSPAGVEDVLLAPAELLAADSSSPWPACRDAKKGCFASTLSGASIDAITSGPAAGDASWSVPAWAFRCVWEE from the coding sequence GTGAAACGGCCGATATCGATTCCGGAGAGCGTCAGCGTCTCGGCAGCGCAAGTCGAAGTCGGGACCGCTATCGGCACCATACGCAAGCACGTTCAGGTCCCTTCGTTCCGCATGTCGCGTTATCCGACTACCGTCGCGCAGTACCGCGAGTGTGTTGCAGCGCGCGCGTGCACGCCGCCCGCGCGCACGACCGGAGCCTGCACCGCATCTGATCAGGGCCCGGCGGGTCGAACTTATTCGGAGGCTGGAGCGCTCGACGACGCCCCGGTCACGTGCGCCGCGCTCGGGCAAGCCGCCAAGTACTGCGAGTGGGTAGGCGGACGCCTCCCCCGAGTCGAGGAGTGGCTCGGGGCGTCGCGCGGTCCCAGCGTGCGCCGCTACGCGTGGGCTGACCAGCGGCTAGAGTGCGACAAGCATCCCGCTGCGATCGCGGTCTTGGGAACCAAGACATGCTGTCCCGCAGGGGGATGCTCTGCCGAACAGGTCGTGCTCGTTGGCAAGCACCCCGCAGGGAGCTCACCTGCGGGGGTCGAAGATGTTCTGCTTGCCCCTGCGGAGCTCCTGGCAGCGGACTCGAGCTCACCCTGGCCTGCGTGCCGCGACGCCAAGAAGGGTTGCTTCGCCTCGACGCTCTCGGGCGCCTCGATCGACGCGATCACCTCGGGGCCCGCGGCGGGCGACGCGAGCTGGTCGGTGCCCGCGTGGGCGTTTCGTTGCGTGTGGGAGGAGTGA
- a CDS encoding SUMF1/EgtB/PvdO family nonheme iron enzyme: MVRTTSLIAMPLAVAMLVLGCGSEEPAADQRACTPGMSQACVGPGACKGGQACKADGSAYGPCDCGAGVGGSGGGPPDGSAGSASVCPTGLPGPALVEVKSPTGVAYCIDATEVTFGQYDEFLAAKVDPKTQQGQCLQQNVFSSPQFLSCRQAMENTSASAPVGCVTWCDAVGYCKWAGKRLCGKIGGGAADITKPADAIDSQWFNACSAGGTRMYAYGDEGVSECWEKYPRAAVATRAACTGPYPGLFDLSGNAEEWEDSCLSVAQGDACRVRSGDPCASSSKPSWFHVHATKGFRCCHDGT, translated from the coding sequence GTGGTCAGGACGACCTCTTTGATTGCAATGCCCCTGGCGGTGGCGATGCTGGTGCTCGGCTGTGGCTCGGAGGAGCCCGCCGCGGACCAGAGAGCGTGCACTCCGGGCATGTCGCAAGCCTGCGTCGGACCGGGTGCCTGCAAGGGGGGCCAGGCCTGCAAGGCGGACGGAAGCGCCTACGGTCCCTGTGACTGCGGTGCGGGTGTCGGTGGAAGCGGCGGCGGACCGCCCGACGGATCTGCCGGCTCCGCCAGCGTCTGCCCGACGGGCTTGCCCGGGCCGGCGCTCGTCGAAGTGAAGTCGCCGACGGGCGTCGCGTACTGCATCGACGCAACGGAGGTGACGTTCGGCCAGTACGACGAGTTCCTTGCCGCGAAGGTGGATCCGAAGACCCAGCAAGGGCAGTGCTTGCAACAGAACGTCTTCTCGTCACCCCAATTCCTCTCGTGCCGGCAAGCGATGGAGAACACCTCTGCGTCAGCTCCCGTGGGCTGCGTGACGTGGTGCGACGCGGTCGGGTACTGCAAATGGGCTGGGAAGCGTCTCTGCGGGAAGATCGGGGGAGGCGCGGCGGACATCACGAAGCCGGCCGACGCAATCGACAGCCAGTGGTTCAACGCGTGCAGCGCCGGGGGAACTCGCATGTATGCATACGGGGACGAGGGCGTGTCCGAGTGCTGGGAGAAATACCCCCGGGCCGCGGTGGCGACTCGCGCGGCGTGCACGGGTCCGTATCCCGGACTTTTCGATCTGAGCGGCAACGCCGAGGAGTGGGAAGACTCGTGCCTCTCCGTTGCTCAGGGCGACGCATGCCGCGTGCGATCGGGCGATCCGTGTGCGAGTTCGTCGAAGCCCTCCTGGTTCCACGTTCATGCCACGAAGGGATTCAGGTGCTGCCATGACGGTACATGA
- the tnpB gene encoding IS66 family insertion sequence element accessory protein TnpB, with protein MRKSFNTLSALVVALGKDVLSGHFFLFVSRDRKRAKVLFFDGTGLCLFAKRLEKGRFAPVYERASDGVVRMTPSELALFIEGSAAVRVELSPPLLTLADLTPRWPQKKTTA; from the coding sequence ATGCGCAAGAGCTTCAACACGCTCTCAGCGCTGGTGGTGGCGCTCGGGAAGGACGTGCTCAGCGGACACTTCTTCCTCTTCGTGAGCCGGGATCGGAAGCGAGCGAAGGTGCTCTTCTTCGACGGCACCGGGCTCTGCCTTTTCGCAAAGCGCCTGGAAAAGGGCCGATTCGCGCCCGTGTACGAGCGGGCGAGCGATGGCGTCGTGCGCATGACACCGAGCGAGCTCGCGCTCTTCATCGAAGGCAGCGCTGCCGTCCGTGTCGAGCTCAGCCCGCCGCTGCTCACGCTCGCGGATCTGACTCCGCGCTGGCCGCAGAAGAAGACGACGGCCTGA